Proteins encoded by one window of Cryptococcus gattii WM276 chromosome K, complete sequence:
- a CDS encoding Mitochondrion organization and biogenesis-related protein, putative (Similar to TIGR gene model, INSD accession AAW46325.1), with amino-acid sequence MRPLLLALRRLPTSAILGPPRTASADRYLAIHYFFTHHAVQPTTSPISRHIPRRLNSSSSKRCLDCPTDQPAPNPDNPTPPPPQGHAQDYAPFIQRLIRQSKAIAPNSPHRPSKEELLEAANGWWQRMRIRLKWFTIRGWRRFNTDDMSAFASWFLVGNSSTTFVSAIFALANSLSLQEYLARWLSDYMTYNTGVTVIFESAIVPKWGSSLITFKNVYVSCRPGEGPSCAPVEGGKKQVKAATAKPPSPVPFLSSAISPETYLAAPPAPPEDNYTMYDVNIDQLEVSLSFMRWLDGKGLVKDVRIKGLRGVVDRRSVWWDLSKPLDPADFRHATQKGDFEFESFHVEDALVTVYQPGLRPYNVSIFNMIVGPFRKRWLFYDLMSAEGITGQFDNCLFSLHMPQKLGKSVEKEGGTARFRIDGLPIEHVQYASGYTPPMSWLTSGKLDAVLDIKFPHHPDDQVDLQALFAEIGRNVATISHGVHPDDPGDKLKGAIESAENSLAGVIPGQHRLARPPLRAPKKGDYGKEEEERKVVVDIDLRFRDLKAAVPLYTTDLTVTNNALIRPIVAFINFFLSANKTLVPIHCQVDADLSNFEGSWTLFETGLMTSISDQIYEAMAFHVSSEAANSRRLRQVSVWGIQRSAEMLIDMLRGVVDPVGAQFATV; translated from the exons ATGCGCCCTCTACTTTTGGCCCTCCGGCGTCTCCCTACTTCCGCCATCCTCGGCCCCCCGAGAACGGCGTCCGCCGACCGCTACCTGGCGATTCACTACTTCTTCACACACCACGCCGTCCAGCCCACAACCAGCCCGATCTCACGCCATATCCCTCGCCGGCTCAattcatcctcttcaaaACGCTGCCTTGATTGCCCCACGGATCAGCCCGCCCCGAACCCCGACAATCCCACCCCACCGCCTCCTCAAGGACATGCCCAAGATTACGCACCATTTATCCAGAGGCTCATACGCCAATCAAAAGCCATCGCACCCAATTCTCCACATCGACCCAGCAAAGAAGAATTGCTGGAGGCCGCGAATGGGTGGTGGCAGCGTATGAGAATACGGCTCAAATGGTTTACCATTAGGGGCTGGAGAAGATTCAACACGGACGATATGAGTGCATTCGCCAGCTGGTTCTTAGTTGGAAACAGTAG CACGACATTTGTTTCCGCAATATTTGCCCTTGCTAACTCACTTTCCTTGCAAGAATACCTGGCCCGTTGGTTATCCGATTATATGACATACAACACCGGCGTCACTGTCATTTTCGAATCTGCCATCGTCCCCAAATGGGGTTCCTCTCTCATCACATTCAAAAACGTCTACGTATCATGTCGTCCTGGTGAAGGCCCTTCATGCGCTCCAGTCGAAGGCGGTAAAAAACAAGTCAAAGCCGCAACCGCGAAGCCCCCATCGCCTGTCCCCTTCTTATCCTCCGCTATTTCTCCCGAGACTTACTTGGCTGCCCCACCTGCACCGCCAGAGGATAACTACACAATGTACGATGTAAACATTGACCAGCTCGAAGTTTCGCTCAGTTTTATGCGTTGGTTGGATGGTAAAGGTCTTGTGAAAGACGTGCGCATTAAAGGCCTCCGTGGCGTAGTCGATAGGCGATCGGTCTGGTGGGACCTTTCAAAACCTCTTGATCCTGCCGATTTCCGACATGCGACGCAAAAGGGGGATTTCGAGTTTGAATCATTTCATGTAGAAGATGCGCTCGTGACAGTGTACCAACCCGGGCTGAGGCCGTACAATGTGTCGATATTCAATATGATTGTTGGGCCGTTCAGAAAGAGGTGGTTATTTTATGATTTGATGAGCGCCGAGGGGATCACGGGACAGTTTGATAACTGTTTATTCAGTCTGCATATGCCTCAGAAACTAGGGAAATCGgtggaaaaggaaggaggaacG GCCCGATTCCGAATTGATGGTCTCCCCATCGAACATGTCCAATACGCCTCTGGTTACACCCCGCCCATGTCATGGTTAACATCCGGCAAACTTGACGCTGTGCTCGATATCAAATTCCCCCATCACCCAGATGACCAAGTCGACCTTCAAGCGCTTTTTGCCGAAATTGGGCGGAATGTCGCTACCATCTCGCATGGCGTTCATCCAGATGATCCAGGAGATAAACTGAAAGGAGCGATTGAATCGGCCGAGAACAGTCTGGCAGGGGTTATCCCGGGACAACATCGGTTGGCGAGACCGCCACTGCGTGCACCGAAGAAGGGAGATTatgggaaagaagaggaagagcgaAAAGTGGTGGTGGATATCGATTTGAGATTTAGGGATTTGAAGGCTGCTGTGCCGCTGTATACGACAGATTTAACCGTTACCAACAATGCTTTGATCAGGCCTATCGTGGCGTTTATCAA TTTTTTTCTCAGTGCAAATAAGACTCTAGTTCCAATCCACTGCCAAGTGGACGCCGATCTAAGCAACTTTGAAGGATCGTGGACCCTCTTTGAAA CCGGCTTGATGACATCCATATCTGACCAAATATACGAAGCCATGGCATTTCATGTTTCCTCAGAAGCCGCCAATTCTCGTCGTTTGAGGCAAGTTTCAGTATGGGGTATACAAAGGAGTGCAGAGATGTTGATTGATATGCTGAGAGGAGTGGTTGATCCTGTTGGGGCGCAATTTGCCACGGTATAA